In Vigna unguiculata cultivar IT97K-499-35 unplaced genomic scaffold, ASM411807v1 contig_135, whole genome shotgun sequence, the DNA window taagagaaagtagagcatggctaggtggcacttggtgattggagcacttggatgaagtggaaaagagaggaaagcaaaaagcataaagcaaaagcaaaagtagacatgtaccttgtctccttttgcctttgtggtttatgccttagaaggtcacttggtctccttcctcttttggcctagaatcctcatgggaatgcctccaccaatcatcttccttcacttggccaagactcactctcacattaggtttagggtttgctagttaatcctttttcatgtttttgtatttgctaaaggacccctaagaactcctatttaaagggtgctccttgtcttgtaaaagggttgatcattttgtttctaaactattgtgtttcaacctttaaattttcgtgagctctccttcctagaattgaactcacctttgccttatcttgcttgcaagtggcggcaccatcactcatctctagggcttggttggcttagatccccccctatgagtggcgtgcttcttccatgcttcatcttctatgctttccatttttaatgtttcttctttcattttggttctttaagtgttgttaatgttgtgtgagtttaagcttgaatccaactcggTTATGAACGCGGTTTTGATTTTGTCTTCGTCAGCCATGGGTATCTGGTTATAGCCGGAGTAAGCGTCTAAGAAGCTTAGTAGGGCGTGTCCTGCGGCCCCATCAACGAGTCTGTCTATGCTAGGTAATGGGTAAGCGTCCCGGGGGCAGGCCTTGTTCAGGTCTGTGTAATCTACACACATGCGCCACTTCCCATTGGGTTTCTTGACTAGCACCACGTTGGTGAGCCAGGTTGTGTATTGGGCTTAACCGACAAAACTGGCCTGTTTTAGTTTTTCGGCTTCTGCTATAGCTGCTTGTCTTctactttctccaagcttccttTTTTTCTGGGAGATGGGTTTTGCGTTAGGGAAAACAGATAGCCGGTGGGCGGCTATCCTAGGGTGAACGCTGGGGAGATCGGCTGCTGACCAGGCGAAGAGGTCAGCGTTCTACCTGAGCACTTGCTCTATGTGGTCTACCTTTCCTTCAGGAAGGGAAGTTCCAACCTGGAGGAAGTGGCCTTGTTGTTCGAGTAGGAGCTGCCTTGTTTCGCCCACGGGTTCGAGGCGTGTTTCGGAGTTTATTCTGGGATCCAAGTCATCGCCGTACAGAGTGGGGTGGGCTTGGGATTGTTCAATGTTGTGGGTTGTCAAGGGTGGGAGTGGGAGTTTCaggcttgccatgtagcattctctGGCTGCGCGTTGGTCGCCATGTACTGTGATGATGTCGCCTTCCGGGGATGGAAACTTCATTGCAAGGTGCGGGGTGGATACTATGGCACCCAGCGCATTGATGGATGGACGGCCAAGGAGGATGTTGTAGGACGTGTGGGCGTCGACGACCAAGTAGCGAATgggaatggttttggtttgcCTTCCCTATCCGAACGTTGTGTGAAGGTCGATGTACCCTTTGGTGGGGACTCTCTCACCTGAGAATCCGTATATGGGCTCATTGTGAGGGGTTAGGTCAGCGAGGGGTatttgcatcttgttgaatgtTTTCCAATACAAGATGTCCACAGAGCTCCCTTGATCAATGATAACCTTCTTTACCGCGAAGTTCTCGACTTCTACAgttatgaccatggggtcgtcttggtTGGGGTCGGTTCCCTGAAAGTCAGAGTCTGAGAAAGTGATGAGCGACACTCTTCTTTGCGTTCGGCTGGATACTACGTGTATTTGCTGGACGGCTCTCAGGTGCCTCTTCCTCGATGAGGAGGACCTCCCTTCTCCTGCGAATCCCCCTGATATTGTATTGATCGTTCCTCGTAAGGGGGGTTTGTCATCTGCTCGTCGCGGTTGCGGCTGCGGTGGTTCCCTTTGTTCCGCGTTCTGTGCTCTGGCTGGCTCTCTCCTGGGCTCTCTGTGTTCGACTCTTTGGTCATTGCGTCGCTCGGTCCGCCTGTTATCGTTCTTGTCGTAGTGGGGTCTAGGTGGACCTGCCCCAACTTCTCTTATATAGTGCCTTAGATGTCCGACTCGGATGAGTTCTTCTATTTTGTCTCGTAGAGTGTCGCATTCGTCGGTGGTGTGGCCATTGTTGCGGTGGTAGTGACAATACTTGCTCAAATCTGCGTTAGGCGGGTTTTGATACTTCCTGGGTGGGGGGAGGAGCTCCGCTTGCAGGACTTCATCGAGTATGCGGGACCGGGGTGCGTTGAGGGGGGCGTAGTTCGAGAATTTTGCTGGTCTGCGTTCTGAGGAACGGTTATGGTCCCGTGGAATGGGCTCTTTGTTGGTCCTTCTGGTCTCTGTCCGCGCTGGGGCGGGTTGGGCGTTGTTCTGGTAACGTCTCATGTCTTCAACCCTTATAAACATGGCCGCTCTCTTGCGAAGTTCCTACATACTCAGGGGGGACGCATTGCCAGCTCGTCAGCGAAAGGTCCCGGCCTGAGAGAGGTCATCATGTACATCAAGATGAGGTTAGGGGTGAGGTCCTTGATCTTCATGGCGATGGCCCCGAACCTATCAATGAAAACTCGTAAGGGTTCTCCTTCTTCTTGCCTGAGGTTGAGGAGGGCGATTGTGGTTAGATCGTGCCGTCTGCTTGTGTCAAATTGGGTGGTGAAGGTAGAGGTGAGTGTGGTGAAGGAGTCGATAGTGTAGGGGGGAGGCTCATGAACCACTCTAGAGCCGACCCCCTGAGGGCTACTGAGAATGATTTGCATAGCACTATGTCATCAGTGGAGTACAAGCTTACTTGGTTGGTATAAATGGACACAAATTCGTCTAGGTCCGTGGTTCCGTCGTAGGTAACTGTTGGTGCCTTCCATTTATAGGGTAAAGGTGTCTCCGTTATCCCGTCCACGAAGGGATGGCGGCGATTTCTTCTGGAGGTGAAGGAGCTATAGTTGCCGCCCAAGGTTGGAGCGGTGGGCCTGTGTTCGCTATCGTCCTCAGTAGGATGGACGTCGAGTTTTGAATAGGGAGGGGGGTCATTTCTCGACTGAGGAGGGGCCTCCATCCTCGAATGGGGGAGGTTTGGCTCCCCAGCCACTTTGTCTGTCTCAATCCTCCGCCTAAGGCGGGAGTTTTCTTCCCTTAGTGCTTCCATCTCTTCCGCATTTCTCTTCTTGTACTCCGCGAACTCTTGCTGCATCCTGGCTTGAGCTTCCAGGATGCGTGACACCTCCGAGACGGGGCCGGGGTCGCCAACCTCCACAGTCGGCACCAAGGGGGGACATCTGCTGTTCTGCTTCGCGTGGACACCATCTTGCTCCTAGGGTTTACCTTGGATCTGTGAAATACTcttcggccccacggtgggcgccaattgttcttaaGGGACTGAGGTCTGTAGTCAACAAATCAGCCAAGGGTCTTGTACGTCTTCTCAGGGTTGGTCTTCTCTTGTCAAAAAGGGGCTCGAGGGTGGCGTAGgagacctgcaaaagacactccaatgcctaagtcagcactggtgatgtcaggGTTTCAGAGAATAATTAATGTGTAATGAATGCATGGaatagtgtgctatttatacctttttacctgtgggtcctacctgggatgggctttctggcccaatAGTCCTTTTCTAGCCATTCTTGGATCCAGTGTAAAAAAGGGGAGAAGTTACCAAGGGGTCCTTCAGGTGTTGGCGGTCTCCGGTACTCGGCCGTGAGGTGCGTCGAGGGTGGCTTTCTTTTGGGAAGGTGCCTTTCGCGTGGTAACCGGCCATCGGGTTTTGGTTTGCTGGCCGCGTGGTTTAACAGGGGGGTGTGGAGTTAGGTGGGGGCCGTGTTCTCCATACGGAGGGGTTCTCTTGCGTGGTTGGCGGCTCTGCGTGGTAGGCGGCCATTGTGCTCTCTGATGGCCGCCTGGTTCTGTGCGAAGGCGTCTCTGCTTTGTATGCGACCATTGTGCTCTCTGATGGCCGCCTGGTTTCGTGCGAAGGCGTCTCTACGTGGTAGGCGGCCATTTCACTTCTCTAATGGCCGTCTACTAGGGTATGGTTGGGACACCTCCTaaaaacgagttttatctcatctatcttagtgagagtgattttcctaagttcttgagtgattctagaagccatgagtttaatcaaaggtcctttatccctttgtgtgtttcaactctaggcttatcttccattgttggaagtgtgatgtctatcaatttccgttccatcttcttttatgtttccattttcttgttttaaataatttctcaaacttcttgcttgttagcattccaacaatgatagatcagtcaaacgaatccaaccttgtggattcacatcatttgctattcagagcctggctatctagatttggaataggaaaggaagtttattatacaagtgtttaaccgaagggcatccatgtttagttgcattcgattacggaagcaaaaacaatgttgtgagccaaagattggtggagaaactccagttaccagcgaCCGTTCATTTGGATCAAGCATGAATCAAATTCAGTAAATGGCAATGCGTGTAataagtattatgtgatattgctcccatggactcttgtcatcttcttttgggatgggcatggcttcgttttaaaacacttcatcttgatgaacgttccctttatttgaggcatgagggacatcaaaagaagtagaatttatgacaccaagacaagtcagtaaggatctacgtaggctgaaggagaaaacagaaaaagaaagaatagaaaaagaagtaatataaactgtagaaggaagggaaaataaagaaaaagaaatgaaactagagaaagtttattcgtaattgttttttcttatatagtttgtgatgtcattttacaggaacaaaaggataagcatatgaatgaaacacaccaacttccatgtttaaaaaggaagcttgttcatagtgctttattatgcatttggttcgtcgataagaagcaagttcgtcaaacacaatgcataaaattatttattgttacatatcaaggtggggtactgttgccaagaaatgttatcgatggattgcaaccattggaaagtaacaaatatcaagttgaatttgatcctggaagaagagaattagtttcaacttgtgaaaaaataaaagtccttcacaagatcataataaacttacattaaaactagtgtcttaagattcgggacaaatcttctcgaagaaggagggtatgatgtgaattgcatatgggtcaaatggaggatgactaatgcgccgtgttgatgcagtttctgttattttttaaataagggcccaatgctttgtaatattggctgaccaaattgtgtttgtgcttaaccaattaatgggctttagttttgctttatcttcaagttgaaataagggtccatatggcAACTTAAAAACCaaactttggaagatcaagaggacctttgctcaaagtttgtggatgacttttggtagccttaaattctgTTACTATCAACCATTAAGCAGTGGATCGTTAGCTTGAGCGGATCATTAAtgaatagctttaagcgggatgatattgaaatttatctgtcttttgtaattctgatggttaaagctcctatataagttgaaccattttcatcaatgaaggcaggctgagttttattcagaaaaaaacgagttttatctcatcaatcttagtgagagtgattctcctaagttcttgagtgattcaagaatccatgagtttaatcaaaggtcctttatccctttgtgtgtttcaactcttaggcttatcttccattcttggaagtgtgatgtctatcaattttcgttccatcttcttttttgtttccattttcttgttttaaataatttctcaaatttcttgcttgttagcattccaacaatgatagatcagtcaaatgaatcgaaccttgtggattcgcatcatttggtattcagagcctggctatccagatttggaataggaaaggaagtttattgtacaaagtgtttaaccgaaggccatccatgtttagttgcattcgattacggaagcgaaaacaatgttgtgagccaaagtttggtggagaaactccagttaccagcaacctttcatttggataaagcatggatcaaattcagtacatggcaatgtgtgaaagaaatattcttatgtgatattgctcccatggactcttgtcatcttcttttgggatgggcatggctttgtTTTAGAACActtcatcttgatgaacgttccctttatttgagacatgagggacatcaaaagaagtagaaatttatgacaccaagaaaagtcaataaggatcaacgtaggctgaaggagaaaacagaaaaagaaagaatagaaaaagaagtaatataaactgcagaaggaagggaaaataaagaaaaagaaatggaactagagaaagtttattcgtcaatgtttgttcttctacagtttgtgatgtcattttacaggaacaaaaggattagcatgtgaatgaaacacaccaacttccatgtttaaaaaggaagcttgttcatagtgctttattatgcatttggtccgtcgataagaatcAAATTCggcaaacacaatgcatggaattatttattgtttcaaaCCAAGGTGGTGTActattgccaagaaatgttatcgacggattgcaaccattggaaagtaacaaatatcaagttgaatttgatcttggaaGATGAGAATTAGtctcaacttgtgaaaaaataaaattccttcacaagatcataataaacttacattaaaacaagtgtcttaagattcgggacaaatcttctcgaagaaggagggtatgatgtgaattgcatattggtcaaatggaggatgactaatgcgccgtgttgatgcagtttcttttatttaaataagggcccaatgctttgtaaaattggctgaccaaattgtgtttgtgcatcgtcattagcttgagtagatcattaattaatagctttatgcgggatgatattgaaatttatgtgtcttttgtaattctgatggttaaagctcctatataagttgaaccattttcaccaatgaaggcaagctgagttttattcagaaaataaacgagttttatctcatctatcttactGAGAGTGagtctcctaagttcttgagtgattcaagaatccatgagtttaatcaaaggtccatTATCCCTTTGTgagtttcaactcttaggcttatcttccattcttggaagtgtgatgtctatcaatttccgttccatcttcttttatgtttcgattttctcgttttaaataatttctcaaatttcttgcttgttagcattccaacaataatagattagtcaaacgaatcgaaccctgtggattaacatcatttggtattcatagcctggctatctagatttggaataggaaaggaagtttattatacaaagtgtttaaccaaaGGCAatgcatgtttagttgcattcgtttacggaagcgaaaacaatgttgtgagctaaagattggtggagaaactccaattacaAGCAACATTTCATCTGGATCacgcatgcatcaaattcagttcatggcaatgtatgaaagaagtattatgtgatgttgctcctATGGActattgtcatcttcttttgggatgggcatggcttcgttttaaaacaccccatcttgatgaacgttcactttatttgaggcatgagggacatcaaaagaagtagaaatttatgacaccaagaaaagTCAGTAatgatcaacgtaggctgaaggagaaaacagaaaaagaaaaaataaaaaaagaagtaatataaactgcagaaggaagggaaaataaagaaaaagaaatggaactagagaaagtttattcgtcaatgttttttcttctacagtttgtgatgtcattttacgggaacaaaaggataagcatgtgaatgaaacataccaacttccatgtttgaaaaggaagcttgttcacagtgctttattatgcatttggtccgtcgataagaagcaaattcgccaaacacaatgcatggaattatttattgttacatatcaaggtggggtattgttgccaagaaatgttatcgacggattgcaatcattggaaagtaacaattATCAAGGtgcatttgatcctggaagaagagaattagtttcaacatgtgaaaaaataaaagttcttcacaagatcataataaacttacagtAAAACTCGTG includes these proteins:
- the LOC114171205 gene encoding uncharacterized protein LOC114171205, with protein sequence MFIRVEDMRRYQNNAQPAPARTETRRTNKEPIPRDHNRSSERRPAKFSNYAPLNAPRSRILDEVLQAELLPPPRKYQNPPNADLSKYCHYHRNNGHTTDECDTLRDKIEELIRVGHLRHYIREVGAGPPRPHYDKNDNRRTERRNDQRVEHREPRREPARAQNAEQREPPQPQPRRADDKPPLRGTINTISGGFAGEGRSSSSRKRHLRAVQQIHVVSSRTQRRVSLITFSDSDFQGTDPNQDDPMVITVEVENFAVKKVIIDQGSSVDILYWKTFNKMQIPLADLTPHNEPIYGFSGERVPTKGYIDLHTTFG